Genomic window (Muntiacus reevesi chromosome X, mMunRee1.1, whole genome shotgun sequence):
GAGTTTGGACCAGAACATAGAGGGAAAAACACTAACTGGTTTCTTAAGAACACATTCACAACCACCCAGACCCAGCAGGGCCAAAACGAGTGGCGATGTCATTTTTTTGTAAAGGGCAAAGTCCCGGGGACTCTCCCTGAGTCCAGGGCAGCAACACACGATAGGAGTCTTGGACCGGCCCTGCCCCAAGTGGGCAGCCCACCACAGGGCGGGGCCAATTCAGACCGAACCAGACGAGCATGTCCAGGGCACAGTGGCGACTGGACGGTGTCACCATGACCTAGTCTCTCAGTCACCTTCCACTTGAAAGCCTAGTCTGGACAGGCTTCCTGCCCAAAGGGGATCAGGTGCTCGGGGATATCCACCTGGAAGATGTCCTTCCCAGCCCTCCCCGGGACGGGATGCAGCAGCCACTGGGAGTTGGCAAGCGCAGTCATTACTTCTGTTGCAGGTCGGGCAGCAGGGCTTGAttctccagctcctccacctCGTCAGGACCTAGGTTTTCTGGGCACAGCAAAGTGACCCCAATGTCCACGAGATCTGTGTGCAAAGACAGGGCACAGAAGGAGAACAAGGTTATTCAAAAGTCACGCCTGCTAGAGAGTAAGATCGCATTACGGAAGGGAACCTTGGTGAACTGGATCCTCTGTCTGAGCCTTTCAGCGGGCTCACCTCGGCAAAGGGAATTCAGGGCAATGCCaagtgagggagggagaaaaatgaaagggaGAGGCCTGGCGCTCCAGGAACCCACCAGGACGTGGGCAGCTCTCAGTCTGACCACTGCAGGCTGCAGGGTCAGAGCAGGAGGGCCCCGGCGGGAAGCCTGTGGATATCAGGTCCCCAAGTGATTCACCAGCAGAGAGGTGTTGCTGTGGGGCCTCACCTCTGGGGAGTCAGGGGACTTGCTCAGGCCCTGCTGCACGCAGTGGGGATGGGGAACCCAGGCTGGGTGCTGTGGTGCCTCTCATGTTCTCTGCcgggcacacaaacacacacacatgtacatgcacagAGACAAGTGCCACATGCAGACCTGGATCTGGGCGGGGctcatccccagcctctgctccaggaGCTCCCACGAGGCTGCGTCCTCCCAGTCCACTGCCTGATGTGGACGGCCAGGGTACAGTGCCAGGTCTGCATAGTACAGGCCACGGACCGCGTTTCCAGGTTCTTGACATCATTTAAGAAGAAACCTGGATAAGTCTTTCAGGACAGACAACTGAACTTCatctcccagggctcccagggcctCACGCGGCTGTGGAAACACAGATCCACAAGGGCCAGAAGCCTGACACAGCGGCCTGCAAGCTCACAGCCCTGGGCCGGACATCAGCCCCACGTGTCTGGGCATCCTCCAAGCAAGCTGACACAGAGGGGAGGGTCACAGAGGGCTGGTTCCTTCCACCCATCTCCACACTGTCTGTTGACTGGGTTTGGTGAGCCAGAGGACCCGTCCATCACATGCAGTCTGTGGGGAGgtcaggaaggagggcaggaCAGCAGGAGAGAGGCATGAGGTGAGTTTGAAGAAAGAGGGAGTTAAAACCCTGGGAGCACTCAGGAGGGAGGATGGGTCCCCTGGCTTCACAGCCAGTGGCTGGGCTCTGGTCCTCTCCCAGCACAGACAGGGACAGTCCTGGGCTTGGTTTCCCCCAACactgggccccaccccacccctcagctcCCTGGCCCCATCACTGCCCATGCTCTGCAGATCCTCCATCTTAGCCCAGGGCTGCTGAGCGCAGATCTGTGCTAACCAATCTGGCCTCgaccctggggctgccctggatCTCAGACGCCCTGCCAGGTGTCTTTCCCGGGTGTCTTCATCTTTGGGAGCcaccttcctcccatcccttcTCACACCATGGCCTCCACTGTCAGCAGATGCCCTGGTCCCTGCCCAGAGCCTAGAGTAGAACAGAGAGCAGAAACTACTGGGACGGTCATGTCCttgccagggcctgggatggCACCACACAAGGATCACAGAATTCAAACCTCAAATAACCCGCTAGGTTACTGTCACCTCATTTGACTGCTGAGGAGGAGCCGAGGGATAGAGAGATAGCCCATGACTGCAAGGGACCTGACCACTCGCCCCTCCATtctcacttctttccttgtaCCTGGTTGGGGTTCCCTGTTTACTCGAGGGGGGtggaggcagaggagcagagccaAGGGCCTGAACATCAGCAGCATCTCAGCAACTCACAGGGAGCCTCCGTTTCCATGATTCTGTGATGACGGGGACAAAGTCCCAGAGGCACCCAGTTCAGGGCCTTACGGGCCTCTCCTTCCCCAAACACAGCAAAGCCACAGTTCTCACAGGCCCACAAGGCCCCACCTGATCTGGCTCCTACCCTAGTGGTCTGCTCTCCTCACCCCTGGATTCACCCCCAGTAGCTATGCAGGCCGTCCTTTCACCCTTAGAACAATTCAGTGTGTTCTTACTTTAGAGCCTTTGTAGGGTGTGAGGAGTATCATCGTGTCCCCTCAGAGTCAGGTGCTGGAGTCTCAACCCCAAGTACCTCGGCGTGACCTTGCAGACAAAGGAAAGGTCTTCTCAGAGCTGACGGTGGTCAAGTGAGCTCATTCGGATGGAACCTCCTCTAACAGGACGGCTGTCTCCATACAAAGGACACAtttagagacagacagacacagaggagaGCTCCAGGAGAAGAGGAAGGTGGAGCTCTCCATGCCCAGACATGGCCACCATGGCCAGCAAAGCCCCAGAAGTGAGGGGGGAGAAATGGAACAGACCCTCCACCTCCGTCATGAGAACCAGCGTCAGTCAAAACCTTGACCTCAGTTGCTGGCCTCCGGAACCAACACGGTTTGTAGtttgagccacccagtctgtgtgaCCCTGACACAAaaccctttctccaaagaagacccttTCTTCAAAGAcgacacagatggccaacaggcacatgaaaagaaacTCAACATTCCTAATTAACATCCAAATACAAATCAACActccaatgaagtatcaccttacactgatcagaatggccatcatcataaAAACCTatgaagaataaatgctggagaggatgcagagaaaagggaacctttgtacactgttggtgaaatgtaaattggtacagtcaataGGGAGAACCGTATGGAGGATCCTTAAACAACTACAAACAGAACTCCCagatgatccaacaatcccactcctaaatatatacatggaaaagacagaaagtctaatatgaaaatatacatgcaccccaatgttcattgcaacactatttacagcaGACAAGATATGGAggaatctaaatgtccatcaacggatgattagataaagaagaaagaagatgtggtgcgcacacacacacacacacacacacacacacacacacacacacacacaggaatcctTCTTAGCCATGGAAAATGATGAAGTAATACCATCTGTagcaacataaatggacctagagattatcatattaagagaagcaagtcagaaagagaaagacaaatattgtatggtatcacttatatgtggaatctaaaaagatgctaCAAACGAAATTATTTACAGAGCAGATACAGActcagagaacaaatttatggttaccaaagaggaaaagcaggggaaacgataaattaggagtttgagattaacagatacacacgactatgtataaaatagtactactgtggtgctggggaactCTTgaaagtaccttggacagcaaggagatcaagccagcccatcctaaaggatatcaactgtgaatatccattggaaggactgatgctaaagctggtcacctgatgggaaaaaccgacTCACCTGGGCTCTGTCCTCTCTGCCCCTGAGTCCCCACTCCTCACACCAAGTCCCCAGTCTCTCAGAGCCcgggatgtcaggaagtcaggacAGGTCTAGTGTGTTCTTCACACCCCAGGGGCTCCCAGGGCTGACAACAGAGGCGGGAATCTGTGAGGTCCCTTCAGCCCTCCTCAGGGACCTCATCTTGTCTCTGGGTAGGTCTTCggattctctcctctcccctactAAGCCCCCAGCCCTTAAACCAGGACTTCAGTCACCCTGAGAACCAGATGTCAGGAAGTATGCTCCCTATATCAGGAACCCAGGCTGAACCCCGTATGTTAGGAAGCCAGCTGCCTATACCAGGTCCCCAGTTTGAGActggatgtcaggaagtcagccccctataccaggtccccagtctctctgagacctggatgtcaggaaatgcagcatATGTTCATCCGCCCTatgtcctcccagagcccactctgctctggggttcagggtcccctcagtcctccctcagcatcctcaccTTGACCCTCCAAAGAACTAAGATCTTCCCCTCTGCCCATCTGAAGCCCTGCCCCTTCTGACAGATGCCTAATGTATCTGAGACACAGATGCGGAAGTCAGAACAGGCTGCCAAGTGCTCATCCCACCAGCAGGGTGGCTCAGGGCTGACAGCAGGGGTAGGGATCAGTGGGGTTCCTTATAATCTCCCTCAGGGACCTCATCCTGAGCCCTGGCAGATCTGGGGATGACCCCTGTGTTGACCAGAGGTGGGACCCTCACATCAAGGCTCAGGGAGCACAGAGGGTGGATGAGCTCATGCTGCATTACCTGGCATCCAGGTCTCAGAGAAACCGGGGACCTGGGAGAGGGGGCGTGTcctcaggtgagcagagggaagaagcccaGCTCCTGCGGAGTTTCAATTTGGAGActctgagggaggactgaggggactCTGACCTCAATCAAAAGAGACCTCAGAGAAGCCTGTACCTGCTGTTGGTCCTTGGCGGCCGTGGGGTAGGATGAGCCCAACGTGCATGGTCTCACTTCCTCACATCCGGATCTCAGACTGGGGACCTGGTATGGgggctgacttcctgacatccgaGTCTCAGACTGGGTACCTTGCATATGGGGTGGGGCCTCAGGCGGTCCAATTCTCAGGTCTGGCGGGGTGTCAGGttgaggaccctgaggaggaGAACTAGAGGACCCTGGACCCCACTCACAGGACACCTCAGAGAAACACGTTTCTGTTGTCAGTCCAGGGCAACTGTGGGGGTAGAATGAGTGCAGCAGGCATGATttgacttcctgacatccgggtcttGGAGAGACCGGGCCCTGGTATAAGGGGCGGAGCTTCAGTTGGGGAGAGCAGAGAATCCCTGGTCCTGCTCAGAGGCGAGGTGAGGTGCCTGAAGGAGGGCTGAGGCGACCCTGCGTGAGGACCGAcggaaccccacagatccccgcCCCTGTAGTCGGCCCTGGGAGAGCTTGGGGTAAGAAGAGCACACTGCCTGTCTGCCTTCCTCACATGCTgttctcagagagactggggatctCGTGAAAGCGGCACGGTCTCAAAATGGCGGACGGGACAGTCCCCGGTTctgcctggagtccaggctgCATGCGAGGatggaaggaggcagaaagaccCCAACAGGGAGGCAGGGATCCTGGCCCTTATGTGGACTCTTAGAGGCCCTAGAgcagggtgagcagtttcttggCCTCTGGCTTAGGGACCTTAGGAGGTGAGGTTTTTCTGGCGGAGGGTGGAGACTTCAGGTCGGCAGAGGCTGGACTCCCCAAACCCGAGGGAGGACTGAGGAGACCCCCGcccctgtggccagtgctgggaGGCCAAGGCCGGACATGAGGAGGAGTTGAGGACTGAGCATCTCCCCAGCCTAGGACCCACAGGAAACCCTGAGTAGGTTCGGCTGCATGTGGAGCCCCTCAGCGCTTTCTGTTCAGGCTCGGACCTTGTTCAGAATTTCCATGCAGGTCCCCAGAGGGGAGGGACCAGGTCGTGCCAGGGGAAAGGTGAGCACTACAAGGGAGCCCTGAGGGGACCTCCTACCACACAACTTGGGGGACCTCACAGAGTCTACCCCTCGTACTGTCATGGAAGGCTCAGGGCTGTGCCACAGGATACCGCAGAGCtgccccctccctttctctcacaGGAGCGCCAGGAACcgggagaggaaggcagaggactGAGGCTCCAGTCCTGAGGTCAGAGGGCAGAGGTGGTCCAGGCAGtcccaggagtcaaggtgaggagggtgcCCAGAGTGTGCACCAGGAGctccccatcccagaacagaggggaccccACAAGGGCTTAATCCCCCACCTTGTCAGCCCTGGAAATCCCAGACTGTGCTGACTGCACCATGGGGAGacacctcccttcctctttcaggTAGCCAGCGGACTGGCTGCCCTGGAGGCTTGCCcctgtgaggtctgagagcaCCCCACAAAAGGAGACCTGTAAGTGGCCTGTGTGAGACCGCCCAGGGTGTGGATCTCAGCTGAGGCCATTCACAGCCCCTCTCTCCCCTAGCCTGGCCCGTGATCCCCATCTATTCCCCTGCCCCACTCCTGTCTGTGGTTTCATCCCAGGCATCGTGCTCGTGGtcgagatgagtgagctgagcaagCCCGAGGAAGGCTTTCCGGACCCTGGCGAGGCCCAGTGCCCAGTGAATGTGCAGCTCTTGGGGGCTGAGGCAGGGGTGGCTGCATccacctcagcctcctccctcacAGTGTCCTCCGTAGCCACTGGGGAGCCCTTGCCCCAGGAGGCTCTGAAGGAGATGAAAGCTAACCTAATAAAGTTCCTGCTCTTCAAGTATCGAGCCAAGGAGCTGACCTCCCAGGCGGAAATACTGAagaaggtcctcagggataaccaggagcactTCCCGGTGGTCTTCAGCCAAGCCTCACAGTGCCTGGAGCTGGTCTGTGGTGTGGAGGTGAAGGAGGTGGACCCCAGGGAGCACATCTACATCATGGTCCCCAACCTGGGCCTCACCTGTGATGTGATGCTGAGCGGTGGGCAGAGCATGCCCAAGGCCGGCCTCCTGGTGCTGATCCTCAGCCTGATCATGAGGAATGGGGACCGCGCCCCTGAGGAGAAggtctggggagcactcagcagattgggtgtgtgtgttgggagtgtgCACTGTGTCTTTGGGGATCCCAGGACACTTCTGACACACGTGTGGGTGCAGCAGGGGTACCGGGAGTACTGGCAGGTGCCTTACAGCTACCCTgctcgctatgagttcctgtggggtccccgggcctaTGCGGAGACCAGCAAGCAGGAAGTCATGGCATTTCTGCTCAGGGTCAAAGAAAGGGCTTCgagggccttcccacccctgtctgcagaggctgcaagGGAGGAGGATGAGGCTgcctgagccagagcaggatccaggtgatccttccctctgtgattgaagacggagtggtcagccttctcagaagtgaggcCCTGGGGCACTTTGGGAAACCAGTCTATTGCATCTTTGGGTTCCTGTTCTCTATGATGACTTGGAGATTCACCTGCTTTCCttagaaaaatttcaaactttgCTTGTTTTCATAGAAGACTAAATAAACTTCAGTGTCTTAGCTTCATGAATGATGCTGATCACAGAGCGTTTGTGCTTATCCAATTCATGAAcaagagttttgctgttttgtaaaagATATTGGAAACTCTTCCATTGTGTTTTGTGGTCCTGAACAGAATGGAGTGGAATTGGAATTAGAACTGTTTTGGAAAAGTGAGCTTATTTAGCAGCAACATTGATGGGGGACGAACTAGATGATAAAAATACTTGTAGAGAATTCATGCTTCTGTCCTTCTTGTGTGtcattttcaaaaactaaatTATCTCTTGTGCATTTGGATTTGCCTGGGTTATTTAAGGAAGTAGCAGATAATTAATTGAGCCCCCTGCTCACTGGCTCGTGTATTCCAAAGACCTTTACGGAGCCTCTGCTCCGTGAAAGGCTGGGTTTGCAGTAGGgacactaggagaagcaggacacccccacacctagagcGATGCTCTAGTAGCCCTAGTCACACAAAGAAGGTGGAGAGAAGTCCCCTAGTCCCACTAAACAAGGCAGCATGGGGCGGGGCGGTGAGGCTCCAGGAGGAGCACTGGAATGTCAGTGTCTGAGCCAGGGTGTTCTGGGActttgggaagctgggttccttctgtggGAGGTCACTGTGATGAGGCTGCATGATGGCATCCCTCAGACCTGCCGACAGTGTATCTTGGGCGTGACAGGAAAGTCTGAAATGAATCATTGATGTGAAGTGTCCTTTTGCATCTTGGGTAAAACACAGAGAGATCtctttctgggttgggaaggaaggGGTCCTGACAGTTGTTGCATTGCTGTTAACCACAGGGACAAAGGAGGTGTTTTCTACCACTGCCCCACCATCTGCTCAGAATCCTGGAGAAATGTGCATGTTGCTTTGAAGTATGGCCAAGTATTCCCTGGGTTGGCCCTCTTCTCTCTGTCCTGGGAAAACTGATTACCAATATATTGAAATGAGCATTTACTTGGTCATCTGGACTTTATTTTGGCCACTTGTGAGCACGGTCTAGATTTCAGAGGGATGAAATGAGTGAAAGTGGAGAAATCCTGCTGGCTGACTGGATCCTGGGAACTTTGATTCCCAGCCGGGAAAGACACTGTTTCCCACCCCCTCAAACACACACTAACAGCCAAATTGAATAATATAACCTCTAGGAGGAAAACACACAGAACAGCAATTTTGACTGGTTTTCTATTCCGTTTCCTGTTGAGCTGCCAATCCTATGAGGTGTcttgaaaacaaaactatttccagaggagagagggacagagtctgAGATCTGAATAACACGAGAAATAAGTGCTAGCCAGGAAAGATGCAACATCCACCAGCGTCCCCGGGTTCACGCAGGTTCAGAAGTGTGGAGACAGCAGAGACTCACAGCCTAAGGCTGTGCCTGGCATCAAATGACAGGAGCGAGTTCTGGGCCTAAGGAGGtggtgaggtcactgcagtggggTGTGCATGTGGGTGCAACGGGCTGAAGGGGCAACTCTAAGGGGTAGCTCTCCCTGTTGAGTGCCAGAGAACAATGGGAACAGGAGATGTGATTCTGGCCACACATGTGGTCACTGCCACATAGTCAATGGACACTTGGAAAAGGTGGAGAATTTCAAGACTCATGTGACCTGCTCAGACTCTCTTCCCCAAAACATAGgcgattttgtcttttttttttttttgagattttgtcATTATAAATTCTAACTGCTGCTCTTTGTTGAGCATCTGTTAGGCAGTGTGGAATTGGAGAGATCTTAGGTGCTCCACCacctcttgtcttcctctctccctgcacacatggggacatgagcctgccaggcctcttcaCTTAGGATGGGTGATGCCATGACCCGTGATCAGTGAACTTTGAGAAGAAGCATTTTTGTCATGACCATTTGTTTTGAAGGGACACAGGCACCTGGGAGTTAATCCTCAAGTCAGGACAACACTAAGACACAGAGCACTCCGAGTGaggtttttcttgaagagactaaAGTCCTGTACTTCTGACCCTTGAGAGAGGCTGCCCGCAGGGAGCTGGCTACAGGAATTCCACGCACCCCCAACCCACAGCGTGCCCCCACCCACCCTGAGCTGCACTGTCAGTCCCCTCG
Coding sequences:
- the LOC136154193 gene encoding melanoma-associated antigen 10-like encodes the protein MSELSKPEEGFPDPGEAQCPVNVQLLGAEAGVAASTSASSLTVSSVATGEPLPQEALKEMKANLIKFLLFKYRAKELTSQAEILKKVLRDNQEHFPVVFSQASQCLELVCGVEVKEVDPREHIYIMVPNLGLTCDVMLSGGQSMPKAGLLVLILSLIMRNGDRAPEEKVWGALSRLGVCVGSVHCVFGDPRTLLTHVWVQQGYREYWQVPYSYPARYEFLWGPRAYAETSKQEVMAFLLRVKERASRAFPPLSAEAAREEDEAA